In Pygocentrus nattereri isolate fPygNat1 chromosome 3, fPygNat1.pri, whole genome shotgun sequence, the DNA window CACACGCTCGCCTTCCCAGTGTAGCTGTGATTTTAGGTTGACCAGGTGCACTGGTGCCATGCAGGACAGCTGCATGCACGGTGTTCAAATGATAACTGAGTGAGTTAGTGGAACTGTTGGATTTCAATACCGCATTACACAGAGAACATTTGACTTCTTTGCCTAAACTAACAATGTTGAAATGGTCCCACACCGCACTTCTTTTCGCCcgcttcattttgttttcaaccCTGGTCTCTCGCGACACGTGTTCACCTCTCATTGTTACGCTCTGTTCAAGTTACTACAGTAGCGCCCTCTAGCGATTAATCGCGATTAATACATTTTGTTCGAGCAACCTCTTGATCGACAATTAATCTAAAGTCGATTAATCATTTGCATCCCTAGTTTGCATTTCTTATATAGGAGACATGAATCCTTGTATGTTtctaattgtttgttttttgaagttTGCTTTCGTTTGTACTCTgtagctacgaggctaatgtagctaacaagtaatggaagcttatagccatcagattagcattgtgctaactgcagtcataaatcatcacacatgctcagaccaTGATAAGTTGTTTATTGAgctctaatagacttgcttatgagGGTTCGGACACTTCTGTCGAAGCAGACTTCATGTTGTAAACATGGCTTGGCCGACTAAGTTGGAGGAATTACGTAAACgtagatttttcactgaacaatCGCTTTAACATCttttatcattttgttttaGGATCATCTGGAGAAAATAGCCCACGATATTGGTGGGTTAGATTATCACTTCTGGATCGGCCTGTCGGACTCTGAAGAAGAAGGAGTGTGGAAATGGGTGGACAACACACTGGTCAACAAAACGTAAGACCACGCAAACATACAGGCAAATGCTGCATGGATAGACAAGCACATTCAAATATATGAACCTGAAAATCGTTCTGTATGGAAGTGAATGTGAAATTGGTGTAGTGAAATTCACATGCATTCACCTTCTATTATTTGAAATGACCTCCTTAAATTGTTTGCTAGTCTCTTTTTCGAGTTAATAAGCTTATTTTCAGAGTTCACTGACTTTGCTTTACATAAAACACTAGCATATGCCAAACTAGACCGTAGTGCGTCTGACAAATACAAACTCAATTCCAAAATATTGAAGACAGTCGGTAAAATGTTTGGCTATAAAAGGGCATCCAGGAAAGCAGAGTCGTTTACGAGCCAAGAGAGgtcaaaaatgcatcagcagtTAAAGATTGAGATTCCTCTGCCAAAGGTCAGAAGGATTTTAgttatttcaccctctacagtggCATAATATTACCAAAAATTCAATGAATCCAGAGTGCGTAAAggaaaaggctgaaaaccacaactTGACCTGCGACTCAAacagtactgcattaaaaactggcatgcttctgtgatggatatcaccacatgggctcggGAATATTGATAAAAACCACAAATGCaggttaagactgtactatgcacgGTGGAGGCCATAtgtcaacaatgtccagaaacgctgccgacttctctgggcttgagctcatctaAAATACACTGTGGAAACGTGTGTTGTCgtctgatgagtcaacctttcagattctTTAGGGAAATAATGGACGTTGTGTTCCCCTGGCCAAAGACATAAATGACCTATAAACCCCCCAAAGGCCCACCCACAGCAATGGGCCTGTTAaatgaaatatcattttttttgtgtttcctACAGAAGTCCAAAAGGCCATGCGGTAGTTATGATTTTCTGGCTTGTTATCTTGTGATAACAAGTTAAGTGTCTTGTGATCTTGAGACAACAAAGTTGCAATCTTGAGGTAACAAGTTAACTGTCTTGTGATTTCAAGATAACGAATTGTTATCCTGAGATAGTTCATTATCTAGATCTCAAGGCAACAAAATTTGTTATCTTGATAGCACAAGATAGTCACAAGATAGAGAACttattatcttgtgatctcaagataacaatccagaaaattacagcaacagctcatggcctctctggacttctgtAGTTTCCTTTTCATTGCCGGGTTCGTTACTCTTTGCTCCCGTGGTCTCACTGTCGCCTCCTGTAGGTACTGGAGTGAAACTCCCAAAGAGCCCAATAATCACGAGACTGGAGGACCTCACGGTGAAGACTGTGTCGTGCTGCAGTCCCAGTCTAAAACCTGGTTCGATGTGCCCTGCGACTTCCACTACAAACGCATCTGTGAGATGGGCGCCAGGCTGTGTCCTCAGGGCTGGACGTATCTAGACGGGAAGTGCTActacttcagtaaagacaaacTGGACTGGAAGAACAGTAGCGACAGCTGTGCGTCTATGGGCAGCCGTCTAACAATCCTCCACACCCAGCAGCAGCATGTATGTATGAACGTACACTACTGTTCTTTATTATTCTGTATTCACTATGAACTAATGCAGTGTAGATCAAGGTATTATACACTACACAGCAAACTGTAGTTTTAGATGTTTCATTCAGTATTTCAAGCATGTTAGTAACAGTAAGttatcaaataataaataatagcctcccattatttatttatagccatttatttattgcaaCTACGAGTAgctatacagtactgtgcaacacTCACTGTGCAGAATGGCCTTTAAGTCCAAGTTGTTGATTTTTCAGCTTGAGAAAAAAacgttttcaaagaaatcttcagccaccgctccaaagttcagtcttagaagttggttgcatgttCTGCTTCTTGCGatccacaaacacattcagtggtgttgaggtctggactctggggcggtcagtccatcgttcagcttctttgtttgatgtgtccgtctccttttctcagtgaggttcttcatGAAcacctacacatcctttcagacccatagcgctgagccgtcttctcacagtggaaggatggacagaaacacctgtggatgttttcagatctgaagcagcttgattttctcctctctctcaaagaggaaagctttaagtgctgtttttctgatggggGGAGTGTTGGTGTCTCcaaggtcttccaggtggttgttaggagtcccagtTCTCTTTTCAAGCCCCATTTTTTGAACTGTAGTTTTAAAAACCCCTCTTTTTCACTTATTTGCTGTTGACTTCCTTATGTAAGTGGActatctcagaaatatcttctgaaaaatgaataaattgtacttaatggtcattttaacagaaattaaacaaatgaagggtccctgacttttgcacagtacagttcAAAGCTTGCATTTCTTGTACAGGAGATTTATTGTATCTTCctaactgtttgtttttttcccctcttaccccaaatgtagtcagtcattCAAGGCTACTCTgtagctacgaggctaatgtagctaacaagtaatggaagcttatagccatCACATTAGCATTGTGTTAACTGTAGTTAAGATAAGCTGTTCATTGATCtctaacagacttgcttatgagGGTTAAATATGCTTATTATGTAAATTTAGATTCTTCACTGAATCGCTTTAACATCTTTTATAATTTTGTTATAGGATCATCTGGAGAAAATAGCCCACGATATTGGTGGGTTAGACTATCATTTCTGGATCGGCCTGTCGGACTCTGAAGAAGAAGGAGTGTGGAAATGGGTGGACAACACACTGGTCAACAAAACGTAAGTCTACACAAACAAATGTTTATTACAAGGATTAGAAATGGGAATTAATACGAAAACATGAAATGAAGTGTCTCACGCACATAATAAAAACTTATAAAGCAGTTTAAACCAGTTAAAGATATTAAGCTCCTATTCATATccgttccagtgttccacattCAATTTGTATTAAATCCATTGTTACCGCAAACCAGAGCTTTTCATTtgtctaaaacaaaaatcataTTGTCTTTATCAAATGTTTATGCCACCTAGTTTTTGGACTGGTCTCACTGGTCTCACTGTCGCCCCCTGTAGGTACTGGAGTGAAACTCCCAAAGAGCCCAACAATGACGCGTCTGGAGGACCTCAAGGTGAAGACTGTGTCGTGCTGCAGGCTGCGTCTAAAACCTGGTTCGACGTGCCCTGCGACTTCCTTTACAAACGCATCTGTGAGATGGACGGCATTAAAATAGACTGAATTACTGCCCTGTAATGCAGATAGAAACTCAGAGTGTTGCACTGGTTTtccataaataaagaaaatggaagatCTGCCAAGCTGGGCTGAGATTAATTTGGCTCTTGTGTGAATTTCTGTTGATAAGGATTGTAACCTTGCACTGAGAAGACTTTGGACTGAAAGCTTTCCTGCTCTGAAGCCAGAAGCTCCGAATGGTCATTTGAGCCAAAATAGTGAGATCCTTTCGCAGTGCTGGTGAATGCCTGCAGCTTGTGACTTAAAAGCTTTAAGAAATGAATACAGGGAAAATTAACCGTTTTGAATAAGTAAATCATTAAGAAGTATtaatattaagtgacccttattagtcccacaacagggaaatttcacctctgcatttgacccatccgtgcagtgaaacaccacatacacactagtgaatgcaaacacactaggggacagtgagcatgCTTGCCTGTGCTCATAGCGGTGggcgccttgctcaagggcacttcagtcacatactgtcagctcagggggtTGAATCAGCAGCCTTCCAGTCAcggggctggttccctaacctccagcccacgcctGCCTCTAAAGGCACGGAtgggtgtgaaatgctcttttagagaaacagtcagaattgttcacagtggcggtgatcaGTGTTTTGGAGCAGGGATGAAACACAAGTCTTGGGGCAATTAGCTAGAATAATGTCCATGTCCTAGAATATGACCAAGTGTATTTGTGCACAGAGGGAATTTGTCTTTGATTACACGTTAACTTAAGTTGCTGGTAATAGAAATTTCAGCTGGTTATAAGATAGAAAtgctaaataatatatttaaaaaaaggtatATCATAAGAAACCACTAACTAGTGATCTACAAATCCTTGATGGGGCCTCTGAACTCAAACGCAGAGCCATGAAAGATGAATACAGCATTACGCTTTATTTAATAAATCTCTTCTGTCTAAGAATTCAGAGATCAATCATGTAAAGTGCAAACTCAAGACTGAGCAGCTGAGGTAAGTCTGTTACAGGGGGGTGGCAGTGGTGTTGGTGACTAGGCTCTAAACAGTTTTATGATGCCCACTAGTGGCCGCATGTGGTGTTGCAGGTGAACTTCTTACAGTTCTTCACCTCAGAATGGCATGCTGTGTAGGGAAGTCCAACAAGCCAAGTTCTTATGTGTCTGTCCTTTTAGGGCGCATTCGCATCCCCCTTGTTTGGTTAGgataaaagtttttttatgaCCCAGTTTCTTTTGACGTTTGTGAGGTCCTGGTCCACTTTAAAGTGATCCTTGGCTAAGTTTGTTGCCGGGAGCCTGTGTTTTTCAATGGGTTACACCAAAATGACCAAGTAAAAGTGCTGCATGACATGCACTACACGTAGGGGGAAAAATCGAATGCACCAGTGATCAATTTTAATAATACAAGTAGTTGTAAGAACCTGGTGCTTGGTTAAAGACCTAGGCTTCTTTATTCTTAGTTTGCTACTTAGAGAAACATTTCATTGAATCAAATTGAACCTGATGAACTACTTCTGCTGGTCTGAAGCACTGGATACATGATAGACCACCCACTGTCACACAATAGCACAGAGAAATCTACTCCCCTTAGTAAGATTTTTGGCTAACGTGAATGAAGACAATGGAGAATTTCAGAGGATGTGGTCGCTGTTCTTAAATTATCTTCCTAAAACACTTAGGAAGGCTGTAATGCTGGGAAACGTAGCTTTAACATCTGAGATTGGATGCATCTGGCGGTGACTGTTTCACAAAGGCCAActcataatattttttataacatTACTTGCAGAAAATCTgcgtttcggtagtgacattgttttatgttccacactgattttcacacTTTGGGACTGTGACTGTTTCCCCAGGGGGTTCCCCTCCTCACCACCACAGTTTTGAGACCTTGTGGTTCCACCTGTGAGGCCCTTTTAAGGCCCTTGGCTCAGCagctctctgtctgtttgtgtttttgccttcAAGTGGTTTTATAttggctgtttgttttgatctgtGTGTTTTCCTCTGGACTTTGTTTATGGTTATGATCTGGTTATCAAAGCTTCAGAGTTTGTTTGCCACATGCTCACGTTGAGCAGTCATCAGTCTCACTTCTTGCTCTATAatacaggggcgtggctaaaacaaggctcCGCCCAATGGCTCAAACTCTGTTTCGGGACTGTTGAAAATGTGGGTCAGCACTTTTTGAATAAAGATTATTTGTTTAATATCCTGCTGGTGACTTCCCATAGAAATAAAAAGCAATGTGTGGCTATGCCGCTTTTAACGGTAGgcacaagatcctaatgcatggccacaacttaataaggtGTGGGATTGAGAACCTAATGcatagccatgacttagtaaggtgtgggagcAAGATAATTCAGTTCTGGCCACGAATTAaaagatcatgccttattaagctgtggtgaaggcttaattatctcactcccacaccttactaagtcatggccacaacttagtaaggcatcggaacaagataattaagtcatgggcACGACTTAGGGATCCTAATGCATGACCATGGCTTGGTAAGGCataggaatgagataattaaggcatgacttagtaaggtgtaggAATGAAATCCTAATGCGTGACCATGAAGGTGTGgcaacgagataattaagttgttgcCACAACTtcataaggcatgggaacagggtcctaatgcatggccattaCTTAGTaagtgtgggaacgagatcctaatgcatggccacgatttagtaaggcatgggattgagatcctaatgcatagccattacttagtaaggtgtgggagcAAGATAATTAAGTTCTGGCCACGAATTAaaagatcatgccttattaagctgtggtgaAGGCTCAGTTATCTCactcccacaccttactaagtcatgccATCTCCACTAATGCCTTCTGTTTAAATAGAGCATAATATAATCACTGTAAATATAAGGCAAACtccttttattttatagttCTTGCCAATATAGTATGTGTATGGATATATAGATGATGTTCCCTAATTAAAGTCTCCAAATGTTATACTGTTAAACTGAGACGAAGCGCTAAAAAAGTGAGTATTTAACAAAATTAAGCGACTCCAAAAAGCGGTGAAATCTGCTGCGTCATCATTTTACATggactttttttcaaaatttttacaGTGAATAGCTGCATCCGAAGAAGAGCTGAATAAATACTTGAATAAACGCTTGAGAATGAAACAGCCGTCACTGAAAACCATCATTTGGCCGAATGATTCTCGTGTCATGTCTGCAGGTGTGGCTTCATGTTTTTCCTGCATCACAGCTTCTCGTTTGACCTTCATGAACTTTCAGTTCCGCATCTTTCCTATTCTCTAATTTTAGATGTATGTTTATGGTGTCGTTAAGGTGGCGATGGTCCAACGTGCCTCAGGAACAATCGAAGAATGGAGGCAGGATGCaactgtgtctgtttgtttttggggAGATTAAAGAACTGTGGTCGGTGTCCATGGCAGGAACTATAAGCACAGAAGCTACATATACATAAACAAGGGAAAgctacagacaaaacaaaaggcACTACGAGACACACTAGGAATCAAATCAGACATAATAATCAACCGAACAAAGGCAAAGCTAGACTAGACTAAAGACTATGGGACTACTATGCAACACAATATATATCAGGcacaacattctgaccacctccttgtttctacgctcattgtccatttgatcagctccacttactgtatagctgcactttgtagttctacagttacagactgtagtccatctgtttctctggtacctgttaccctgttcttcagcggtcaggacccccatggaccctcacagagcaggtattatttgggtggtggatcattgtcagcactgcagtaacactgtgatggtggtggtgtgttagtgtgtgtggtgctgacacgagtggatcagacacagcagtgctgctggagtttttaaacactgtgtccactcactgtccactctattagacactcctacctcatcagtccaccttgtagatgtaaagtcagaggcgatagctcaactgctgctgcacagtttgcgttgttcatcctctagtccttcatcggtggtcacaggatgctgctcacaggacgcCGTTACTGGACAAATAAACTGTATTTCAATACTGAACTTAGGCACTGTCATTTGACTGCTCACAGCAGCAAATAGTGGGCTGGTGTCTATCCCACGGCACACTGGGTAGAAGGCAGgaacctggacaggtcaccgGTCCATCACAGGACTAATAATATATAGTAAGTGGTTGAACACTAGTGCTATGGTAACCATATCATAATTTTCTttccagcaaaaacaaacatattttcctTTCCTAATAGACTAAGAAATTCCTCAATTGCATGTGGCATCAGGTGATTTAATTAACTGTTGAGTGATGCATATGTATCtgtgtttatgtaaatatttattatattaaatcttCTGTAGtgtatattttatcatcatcagctTTAACTGATTAGTCCAGATAGGGCCCCAGTAGTAGAGGGGGAGACCCCAAAAGTCCTTGTTcaccgcaacttcctccagctcattccaggggaccgtgatcggacgccacctgttcAGTctgtccagtcgtgaaatttcttcactactaaatattccacagtcaactgtcagtgggattataacaaatgacagcaactcagccacgaagtggtcggtcatgtaaaatgtcatactgcgcagaggtcaccaactttctgcagagtcaatcgctacagacctccaaacttcatgtggccttcaggtcagctcaagaacagcgtagagagcttcatggaatgggtttccatggccgagcagctgcatccaagcctcacatcaccaagcgcaatgcaaagcgtagaatgcagtggtgtaaattgctgccactggactctagagcagtggagacgtgttctctggcgtgaccaatcacgcttctctgtctggaaatctgatggatgagtctgggtttggcagttgccaggagaaagGTACTAGTCTCACTGcattgtgtaaagtttggtggaggggggatcatggtgtgggggtgtttttcaggagttgggctcggccccttagttccagtgaaaggaactcttaatgcttcagcaccaagagattttggacaatttcatgctcccgactttgtgggaacagtttggggacggtccctacctgatccaacatgactgcacaccagtgcacaaagcaggtccataaagacacggatgagccagtttggtgtggaagaacttgactggcctgcacagagtcctgacctcaacccgatagaacacctttgggctgaattagagcagagactgtgagccaggccttctcgtccaacatcagtgtctgacctcaaaaatgcgcttctggaagaacggtcaaaaattcccataaacacactcctaacccttgtggaaagccttcccagaagagttgaatgttatagctgcaaagggtgggccgacatcatattaaaccctatggattaagaatgggatgtcactcaagcgGGTCCtggcaaatgttttgtttgtattaatCAACATGCTCCCATGAcagaaaatatgtgaaaaatgttcaagaagtctgaaaataaataaaacaaatgtttttaatgtctaGTTTTTACCAATTTacagaaaaggtttttttttctaatgaaaaatgagtgaattatTGTAAgttgtaatggggagcgaggaggcggacgcatatgtggtGATCAGtgacgtttattatgggcaaatccaaggtcatggtcaagacagtccaggatcatagagccaacacagatcgatcggggggcagacatgacagaccagaatcaaacaagccgaacagtacaaagaccaatacatccAACGAACAACAGTGCAgataacaaagaccagcgaaaacaaagggctaaCACAGGGCATAAAAACAACAGgaataatgagggacaggtgaaaacaatcatggtggagtca includes these proteins:
- the LOC108432275 gene encoding CD209 antigen-like protein E, producing MAAVLFFALLASLCVNIGLSVPLTNSTSSGSESEADAQSVDALQERFYCFCSDTTNTTLEQNCSATAKTCRSCPEDWTYLEGKCYYFSKDKLDWKNSSDSCASMGSHLTILHTQQQHDHLEKIAHDIGGLDYHFWIGLSDSEEEGVWKWVDNTLVNKTYWSETPKEPNNHETGGPHGEDCVVLQSQSKTWFDVPCDFHYKRICEMGARLCPQGWTYLDGKCYYFSKDKLDWKNSSDSCASMGSRLTILHTQQQHDHLEKIAHDIGGLDYHFWIGLSDSEEEGVWKWVDNTLVNKTYWSETPKEPNNDASGGPQGEDCVVLQAASKTWFDVPCDFLYKRICEMDGIKID